In Dyadobacter sp. NIV53, a single window of DNA contains:
- the dnaE gene encoding DNA polymerase III subunit alpha: MQFSHLHCHTQFSLLDGAADIKKLFKKAKEDNMPAVAITDHGNMFGVFEFVAEGNKQGIKPIVGCEFYVVEDRHIRQFTKEKKDVRHHQLLLAKDEIGYKNLVKMCSLGYIEGMYGKYPRIDKELIVKYHQGLIATTCCIGAIIPKTIIRKGEEEAEKEFKWWLDLFGDDFYVELQRHEIRDQYIVNEVLVRLAKKYNVKIIASNDSHYVDQEDWNAHDILLCINTGDKQSTPSAKDFDDDKGIPKGSRFAFFNDQFYFKNTSEMTKLFNDLPQSIDNTNEIVDKIKTLDLRKDIMLPNFPIPEEFKTHTLSEMSGTKELTADVLNQWEYLKHLTYVGAKFKYGTITSEIEDRLTFELDTIRNMGFPGYFLIVADFIDAGRKMGVFIGPGRGSAAGSVVAYCTGITNIDPIKYDLLFERFLNPDRISLPDIDTDFDDEGRQKVIDYVVKKYGYNQVAQIVTYGTMAAKSAIKDVARVMDLHLSDANMLVKLVPDKPSYNMTLSRIFSAPLEGEGSLTKKEGIAPDELENVKKLRSIIAGNDLQASVLQEARRLEGTVRNTGIHAAGIIIAPSDLTEIIPVSTSKESEFLITQYQGKIIEDAGVIKMDFLGLRNLTIIKEALRLIKQNKNIEIVIDDIPLDDPKVFELFQRGDTNAIFQFESDGMKKHMRDLIPDRFEHLIAMNALYRPGPIAYIPNFIRRKNGQEEITYDLPELEEYLADTYGITVYQEQVMLLSQKLGGFTKGQADTLRKAMGKKQIETLNKMKGYFMKGGAEKGLDTKKLEKIWTDWEAFASYAFNKSHSTCYAFVAYQTAYLKAHYTAEYMSAVLTSSLGNIEKITFFMEECKNQGLVVLGPDVNESDRQFNANQKSEIRFGLAGVKGSGDAAVEAIIEERKNGGPFKDIFDFITRVNLRSVNKKTIESLAYAGGFDCFTEFHRAQYFATVPGENGNFIERLIRYANNYHAEKSSAQSSLFGAFGGNESLMARPKAADVIPWGDLERLRFEQDVVGFYITGHPLDTFRIELENFCTCTADEVMLIHEGEKKPRNFEKEISIGGIVTSAMERTSRNGNTFMIFKIEDYKGSIEMLLGGDDYIRFKNYLQIGQFLHIKGKIQSRWKQEDQFEFKILHIQLLTEIREKLCKKIKIKLPLDHINEQMIFIINETLSNNPGTCAVNMTIIDPETRIEVEMISRGYRVAPSNELFHTLNGMEGVKFSLN; encoded by the coding sequence ATGCAATTCTCCCATTTACACTGCCACACCCAATTCTCTCTTCTGGATGGTGCGGCTGATATAAAGAAACTTTTCAAAAAGGCAAAAGAAGATAATATGCCTGCCGTCGCCATTACCGACCACGGTAATATGTTCGGTGTGTTTGAATTTGTTGCTGAGGGGAATAAACAAGGTATAAAACCTATAGTGGGCTGCGAATTCTATGTGGTGGAAGATCGTCACATCAGGCAGTTTACCAAAGAAAAAAAGGATGTCCGTCATCATCAGCTCCTGCTGGCGAAAGATGAAATAGGATACAAAAATCTGGTGAAAATGTGTTCACTGGGTTATATCGAAGGAATGTATGGAAAATACCCTCGCATTGATAAGGAGTTAATTGTAAAATACCACCAGGGACTGATTGCCACAACCTGCTGTATCGGAGCCATTATTCCGAAAACGATAATCCGCAAAGGAGAAGAAGAAGCGGAGAAAGAGTTTAAATGGTGGCTGGATCTTTTTGGGGATGATTTTTATGTTGAATTACAGAGACATGAAATACGCGATCAGTACATTGTGAATGAGGTTCTTGTCCGTTTGGCCAAAAAATATAATGTTAAAATAATTGCATCTAATGATTCCCATTACGTAGACCAGGAGGATTGGAATGCGCATGATATTTTGCTTTGTATTAACACTGGTGACAAACAAAGTACACCGTCTGCAAAGGATTTTGACGATGATAAAGGTATTCCGAAAGGGTCGAGGTTTGCATTTTTTAACGACCAGTTTTATTTCAAGAATACCAGTGAAATGACGAAGTTGTTCAATGACCTGCCACAGTCTATTGATAATACAAACGAGATCGTCGACAAAATAAAAACACTTGATTTAAGGAAGGATATTATGCTGCCGAATTTCCCGATTCCTGAGGAATTCAAAACGCATACATTATCTGAAATGTCTGGTACAAAGGAGCTTACAGCCGATGTGCTTAATCAGTGGGAATATCTGAAACACCTTACCTATGTTGGTGCCAAATTTAAATACGGAACTATAACCTCTGAAATTGAAGATCGACTTACGTTTGAGCTGGACACCATCCGGAACATGGGGTTCCCGGGATATTTCCTGATCGTTGCTGATTTTATTGATGCAGGCCGTAAGATGGGTGTATTTATTGGTCCGGGCCGCGGTTCTGCTGCTGGTTCTGTGGTGGCTTATTGTACCGGTATTACCAATATTGATCCAATTAAATACGATTTGCTGTTTGAGCGTTTTCTGAATCCTGACCGTATTTCACTTCCTGATATTGATACGGATTTTGATGATGAAGGCCGTCAGAAAGTAATTGATTATGTGGTAAAAAAATATGGATATAACCAGGTTGCTCAAATTGTCACGTATGGTACAATGGCTGCAAAATCGGCCATTAAAGACGTTGCCAGGGTGATGGATCTGCATTTGTCGGATGCCAATATGCTCGTAAAACTGGTTCCTGACAAGCCTTCTTATAATATGACACTAAGCCGTATCTTTTCAGCGCCGCTGGAAGGTGAGGGGAGTTTAACTAAAAAAGAAGGAATAGCTCCGGACGAGCTCGAAAATGTAAAAAAATTAAGATCTATTATAGCAGGCAATGATTTGCAGGCGAGTGTTTTGCAGGAAGCGAGAAGACTGGAAGGAACAGTTAGAAATACCGGAATTCACGCTGCCGGAATTATTATTGCACCAAGTGACCTGACAGAAATTATTCCGGTTAGTACATCCAAGGAATCTGAATTTCTGATTACTCAGTATCAGGGAAAGATCATTGAAGACGCGGGTGTAATTAAAATGGACTTTTTGGGTCTTCGAAACCTGACCATTATAAAGGAAGCACTGCGTCTGATCAAGCAAAATAAGAACATTGAAATTGTCATTGACGATATTCCACTGGATGATCCGAAGGTATTTGAATTGTTCCAACGAGGAGATACCAATGCGATTTTCCAGTTCGAGTCGGATGGGATGAAGAAGCACATGCGTGACCTGATTCCCGATCGTTTCGAGCATTTAATTGCGATGAATGCCTTGTACCGTCCGGGTCCGATTGCATATATTCCAAACTTTATACGCCGTAAAAACGGGCAGGAGGAAATTACCTATGATTTACCCGAGCTGGAAGAATACTTAGCTGATACATATGGAATTACTGTTTATCAGGAGCAGGTAATGCTTTTGTCCCAGAAACTGGGTGGATTTACCAAAGGACAAGCTGATACATTGCGTAAGGCAATGGGTAAAAAGCAGATTGAAACCCTGAACAAAATGAAAGGGTATTTCATGAAGGGCGGTGCGGAAAAAGGACTGGATACCAAAAAACTGGAAAAGATCTGGACTGACTGGGAGGCATTTGCATCTTATGCATTTAACAAATCGCATTCGACCTGTTATGCATTTGTGGCTTATCAGACCGCTTACCTGAAAGCACATTACACGGCTGAATATATGTCTGCCGTTTTGACCAGCTCACTCGGTAACATTGAAAAAATTACATTCTTCATGGAAGAGTGTAAAAATCAGGGACTTGTGGTTTTGGGCCCGGATGTAAATGAATCGGACAGGCAGTTTAATGCCAATCAGAAAAGTGAAATTCGTTTTGGGTTAGCTGGTGTGAAAGGCAGTGGTGACGCAGCTGTCGAGGCAATTATTGAAGAACGTAAAAACGGTGGACCGTTCAAGGATATATTTGATTTTATAACGCGTGTTAACTTACGCTCAGTTAACAAGAAAACGATAGAAAGTCTGGCATACGCAGGTGGTTTTGACTGTTTTACTGAATTCCATCGGGCCCAGTATTTTGCAACGGTTCCGGGAGAAAATGGTAATTTTATAGAACGGCTTATTCGCTATGCCAATAATTACCATGCTGAAAAATCATCAGCGCAATCGTCACTATTTGGTGCATTCGGAGGTAACGAGAGTCTGATGGCACGGCCAAAAGCAGCTGATGTTATTCCATGGGGAGATTTGGAAAGACTGCGCTTTGAGCAGGATGTGGTTGGTTTTTATATTACCGGGCATCCATTAGATACCTTCCGGATTGAACTTGAAAACTTTTGTACCTGTACCGCGGATGAAGTCATGCTGATTCATGAAGGTGAGAAAAAACCACGGAATTTTGAAAAAGAAATCTCAATTGGAGGGATTGTAACAAGTGCCATGGAACGGACTTCGAGAAATGGAAACACGTTTATGATCTTTAAGATCGAAGATTATAAGGGTTCCATTGAAATGCTGTTGGGTGGCGACGATTATATCCGTTTTAAGAATTATCTTCAGATTGGACAGTTTTTGCACATAAAAGGCAAAATCCAGAGTCGCTGGAAACAGGAAGACCAGTTTGAATTTAAAATACTTCATATTCAGCTGCTGACAGAAATCAGGGAAAAACTGTGTAAAAAGATCAAGATAAAACTGCCGCTTGACCATATTAATGAGCAAATGATTTTTATCATTAATGAAACCCTGAGCAATAATCCTGGTACTTGTGCTGTCAATATGACAATAATTGATCCTGAAACCAGGATCGAGGTAGAAATGATATCAAGAGGTTATCGTGTGG